The DNA region ACCCACCCGCTGCAGTAACCACTACCCTATGTCTGCCCCTGGCCCCTTCTCCATTCTCCACGTCCACCTTACCtgccctgtgccccctccccagaGGACCCGAGAACCTAATTCCAGGCAAGGTGAGGCTGCCCTAAGGTGGAGAAAGTACTGTGTTCTAGTCCTAGCTATGCTGCTCCCTCGCCGGGGACTGGACCATGGAATGTCACTTGGCAGGGCCTCAGCCTCCCCATCCATAGAATGGGGATCCCAGGCCCTGTCTGCTCTATCCATTTCACTAGACTGTTGTAAGGCACCAAAGGGGCCACCTGCTTGCAAGCTCTGTCCCCCAGGGAAGGTGTTGAGATGCTAGCTCAATGTCTAGCCTTTCCTGGAGAACACAATGTACATTTTAACAGGGACCTTCAATGCCTTAACCCACTGGAATGAGTCAGGGATTCATCTCAGGCCTCGATGGGGAAGCTTGCACATGGAGGAGGGGGGCTTTGTGCTGTGCTGTAGCATAGACCAGACCCTCTCATAGTGTGGGGACCCGAGGTGGGGGGGACTAGCCTTGCCAGCTGCAGGGTGTGACACACAGGGCATGGTTTGAGGACACACAGGGCAGGACCCTCATGTCCATGTCTCTCATTCCACCACTGTAGTTCCCTTCACTGGTTCATCAGGTGCCAAAGCTGGAACAGACCTTTGTGATAACCTGTTCAAGCTCCCAGTCTGGAACTAAGGCCCTGAGGGGGAAAAGGACTTAACAGAGAGGGGAAAGCCTATCACAGAAACCTAGAGGCAGCAGAGGACTGGAATCCAAGCTCCTGACTCTAGGCCTGGGGTTTTGAAGTCCTGCAGTCTTAGGCATAAGTATCTCTGGGAGATACTCTAAAGCCACACTTTAAAGCAGTTTGTAAGAGTCCTAGTTGGGATTGCTGGGAACTGGGAGCAGGTGCCACCATGCCCTCTTTTCCCAGACTAGGGCCTTCCCAGGGCCTCACCAGCAGCTCCTGATCCTGCAGGATGAAGGTCTGGGCTCCTCCAGCTCTGCCCGAAGGGTAGTTCTGTCGGCGTGAGTGGCGTGAGTGGCAGCGGCTGATGGCTTGAGTGGCAGCAGGGATGAGCCTCCCGGTCTCTGCTGAATACTTTGCCCCCTGCTCCCGCTGAGGCTCCTCCTTCTGCTGGGAGAAGAGTGGCGAGAGACTCCAGGCAGTGCAcgagagaaacagagacagacaggCCGACCGACcaacagagtgagagagagaagcgggagaagcagagaggaacagaagggaagaggaagaggccaGTCACACCTCCAGGGCACCCATCACCTCCTCTGCTGGAGGAAAGCCTCACAGCATTCAGGCACCAGGGATGTCGACCAGGCCAGCCCCACCCTGCCCtaggcccctctccccagctgagGCCCTTCCATTCTAGCCAaggcccttccttcctcctggaaCTTCATTGAAAACTTTGTTGCCACCCTGGTGGTCCTCAGTACTCCCCATACTTCCTCCTGGGCAGGCCCTCCCTGTCACCTCCAGCCCATCAGAGATTGAAAACTGTACCCGATCCCATGTCCCCACCAACCTTAATTCCAAGCTTGGCTGCCCCCAGGTCTGTTCCCTACAGCTTGGCATCCTTTCTTTGCCCTGGGAAACCCTCCTGAGCCCAAGCCTGAGGATATAAAGCTGAGGACCTCCTGCCCCTGCAACTCTGCTTAAGACTGGTAGATCCTTCTGTCCATTTTAAAGGtaagaaaatggagatccagacaGCTTAGCTGAGTTGCCCTGAGCATGGCAGTCAGTCAGCTGCAGAGCAAGGATGTGAACTCTGTGGCCCAAGACAAGGGCAGGACCAGACTCAGCCCCAAAGGGCCAGGCCTGTCACAGGACCAATGCCAGCTGCCTTGAAGTTGCCTTCCAATTGTCTTTAGTGGTTTATCAGCAAATGAGCTCAGCCCCATCCTGTCTGAAAACCTTTAGTGATTCTCCACTCCTTATGAGAAAAGACACTACACTATGCTCAGAAATTAAGAACAAGCTCTTCTTGCCCACATTCGAAGTTCTCCCCTTCCCCCCTTCTTCCCCACTGCTGTCCACTTGTACCCTGGCTTCACCCCCTGGCCTCTAAAGATGTCTTGCATTTTCCAGTTTCTGAGCTTTTGTGCTGCAAGTCTCCACTAGGATTATCTCCCCAGGCCACTTGTAAACATCCTGCTTCTCTGAGGTCAGTCTTGGATTTCTCCACCTAGGTGTATTCTCTCCTCCTCTGAGCCCTCACTGTGACCCTTGCCCTTGGACTGGTATTCGGtggccccccaacccccactctcCCGTGCCAACAGCAGCACCTCTCAGGAGCACTTATTCTGCTGCTGGTTTGGTGGAACCGACTTGGGAGGTTTTCCATTACAAAGGGGTGGACCCATCTCATCACTCCCCAGACAGCGCCTTTGTCCACACCCACCTCTTTGTTCTTCAGCTCATTCTCCTTTGTGAACGTGGCCACCCGGGAAGCCAGGTCCTTTAACTCCTTCCTCCAGGCCTCTGGGAGATGGGGACAACATCCCGCCAACTGATATCTGGGGCCCTCCTCCTTACCCTCCCTGTGGCTGTAGGTGGAAGAGCCTGCTCCCCTGCCCGGACTCTGCCCAGcatcttaaagggaaaggaggGGGCCGGTGCCTTAGGGGAAGGTGGAGGAATCACACCACTGGTGGGTGGGTGTAGTCACTGCTGAGGGGGGCTGCTGTTGATATCCTAGCCTGTGGCTTCATTGAGAGATACTGGAGAGTGTCTGACTACCTGCGCCAAGATGCGGGTGGTTTAATGTAGCTTTGCCTCTTTTAGGAGCCGGAAGCCAGCACTGACATTCAACTGACAGGCTAGCTAGTTGATAAGCTGCTGAAGTGCTACTGGTGCTGAAGTGCACTGCGCAAGCCTTCCGAACCTCTCTGCCCAACGCAGATGTCCCAGCTCCCTCCCCTGAATCTCtggccccctccccccaccctgccGACCTGACAGAACTCTGTCCTGACTGTTATCACTCCTCAAATCCAAGCAGGGGCACATTTTTGAGGACctgggggggggtgggggaataATGTAGACGCAGCAGCCTGAGGAAATGAGAAACTAGGCGGGGTACCCCATCAGACCCCACCAACATAAGAGCAATGGCCTTTTCCTTCTCAGGCACCTGCCCAAGTGGGGCAGCCCTTGGGGAGAGGCGTAACCCAAGGTAGAGGGGCTATGGTCCAAGTACCCACCAGAAAAAAGCCAGGGGTCCCGATTGGACTGTGGGTCTCCAACAGGAACGGAGATGGTGGGCATCCCCATCAAACAGCGGGAAAAGAGTGTGGATTGAGGCAAGGGGGCCAGAGAGAATTCGTCCCTGACGACACAGACGGGCTTTCCGGTGAGATCTGTGAAGGATTGGAGGCTATGGGAAGAGGTCCTGGGTGAACCCCAACAACTCCAGGAGGCCAGAAGGAGGCTGGTaggcagggagagcactggtctCACTTTTTCCAGTGACCGCAAGGCCATAGATCACAGGAGCGGGGAGAGCCTCTGCAACTGCTGAGACCTTACGCACAGGACACTAAGGACAGACAGCAGAGGGATGCATGCAGGGTCACATGGCAAGTCAGGCAGGCATGAGGCAACCCAGGCTTCCTGGGGCCCTAGTCCTTGGGTCCTTTTGGTTTTCTATGGCAGAGCAATGAACTGCAGGTGTGAGCACACAGAGGCAGGCAGCTGGAAGAGGAGGATGGGGCAGGAGGGCGTTAAGCCCCCGCGAAGAGAAGAGACTGGCCTCAGATCGCAGGGAGCCAGATGTAGCTAGACCCTCTGGATAAAACGTCACATCATCTGTCAGCCTGTGCTCGGCTGAGTGCAGAGCAGCCGGCAGGTGGTGGCAAGCGGTTTGCACATGGGGACCTTCTGCGTCAGGTCTGCGTGATGTGATATTATCATTAGATAGTTCAGCGTTGAGGACCAGCCTGGTTAGGACTTAGCACGGTTGCTCAGTCTCCCCTTTCTGGAACACTTTCCTTTTAATCTCAGGACCTCTCCCTCTCTGGCTCCTCATCTCCTCTGCTGCTTCCTTCTCATCTCCTCAAACCCTTAGCCTTGGGTCCCTGGGCTCAGTCCCCAGGTTCTCCTCTCCTTTACCTGCATGGTCTCCTGGGTGATCCAGGCATGCCACTTCAAATGCCATCCCTACTTAATGGCTCTCAAGTTTGCATCTCTCCTTTGAACTCTGGACCCAACTGCCTCCTCTGCACTCCCACCTGGATACTTACAGGTGTCAGCCAGTGCCGCTCCAGTGTTCCAGGTACTCAGGCCAAAACGCTGGGCGTCGGCTTTGACCCCTCTCTTCCTCTCACACACCATTTCTAATCGATCAGCAAACCCAGTTGGCTCTACCTTCTGTGTATCTAGAGCAGGGCCCCTCACTCTTCCCCTGCTACCTcctggtccaagccaccatcCAGACAGAAGCCAATAGATCACTTCTGTTACTTCTTTGCTCTCAACCTTCCAATGGCTCCTAGTGAGATGGCTTCCTGGTGACTACAGTGACCTCCAAGGCACACGTGATCGGGCCTCCACTGCCTCTCTGATGCATCTCCTTTCTCCCCCTTcttactctgctccagccacaccatCTTCCTTGCTATTCCTCCAACAGAGCCAGGATGCTCACCTCAGTACTTTGCACTTGCTGTGCCCTTTGCTAGGGATACCCTTCCATGATACTCACATGGCTCATACCCTCTCTTCCTTTAGTTCTTGGCTCAAATGTCATGCCATTGGTCAGGTCTCCTGTCTATAGCCTTAGCACTTACCACACTCTGACATCTTGTCTATTTCCTACCCTTCTCCACCACAGGTGGCTACATGAGGGTAGGGACTTTTTCACTGTTCTACCCCCAGGGCCTAAAAATGTGCTTCACCCCATAGTTTACACTCAATAGATATTTGATGGATGAATGGCTGAGTGGATGAAATGGCCTAAGTTAGAGGATGGAGTGCAGCTCTGCAACAGAGCGTGCATCACTTTCTCTGATTTGTGAAATGGAAGAATCTGCAATGAGGGGAATCCTGTAGGGATATGCTTTCTGCCCTGGGAGACTGCCCCCCGAATCAAGAGCTGCCTGGCCAAGTCCCTGTCTTTTCTGGGCCTCAGCCCGGAAACTGGCTGAGTCTTCCCTTTCTGGTTTTCAAGACTGTCCCCTGACTGCCAGCCAGTCTCTGGCCTACGCCAGCCCTACCTTGGATGTGGGTCACACGCTGTGGGTGGGGATGGTGCCGGGAGAAGGAGTGGTGGCTGAGGCGGCCAAAGCGATAGGTGGTGGAGGTTTGGGGCTTCGGGGTCCTCAGTGCCTCTCGGTTCAGCTCAAGATCCACGATCCCTGGGATCGTCAGTTCTTTCTGCAGCCCGTCGTCCCCTTGACTCCTTGGCCTGTGCCCTGGCTTCTTCTCAGGTCTCAGCTCAGCTCTTGGACTGAAGAAGAGGGTCAAAGAGAAGCTAATGGAAGCTCCTGGCAGCAGTGCCCACCAGGGCAGAACTCAGTGGGAGCCTGAGTCCATTCCTGAGATACTCAGACATCTGGTTTCCAGGATTTCACCACTGCCCCCATGCCACCCAAAGCTGGGCCTCCCCCAGGGTCCTTTCCCAGTTGGTACAATTCAGGCCAAGGGAGCCTCTGTCCTCGTAAGATGTCTTAGCAGGGAGCTAGGATCCATTTGAGAGAACTCAGATGGAATCTCCCAGAACCCCAGTTTTTTCCTCTAAAGCCAGAAAGAGAAGCCATAGACCCACCTGCTCATCCAAATACCTGGGGTAGAATAAAGGCACAGTAATATACACCTCCAGGGCTGAGGGACTGACCCCAGCAAGGAAGGGGCTCTCCCCAAGCCAAACTGTTGGCAGCCCAGGAGAAGCCACCTAGAGGCAGTCACCCTCCCCCCATGTCCTTGGGGCAGGCTTGGCCCAGATTTAGCACACAGGGGCCCAAGTTGGCTCCAAGGCCAGACCACACCAGCAAGCCCTTTCCCCTCCTAGCGGACACAGAGCTGATGGGGCAATTATTAGGGCTATGACGCTGTAGGCAAGCTTCAAGCTCTTGTTTGGCTTCATTGGAGATAAGCCATCTCAGGCTCTCTCCTTCCATCCTgccccccttccctctcctgaGGATGCTGTGCCTCTGCCCCTGGAGGAAGAGCTCAAGGTCAGTCCAGCAAGGCTCCAAAGggggctgctcttcccctgggGCCTGGTGGGACCACCTGCCTTTTCACTTTCTGCATTCCCTCCTGGTGGCCCTGGCTGAAGGGACTCTGGATATGCTAAGCAAGATGTTCTGCCTGGGGACCTTCTGAGGATTTCACTGACCGGGCCGCTGAGCTTACTGTTCCATCCTCGATTCGCCTCTAAGGGATCTAGGACTTAAAGAAATAGAGCAAACCTTCTCTGAAAGTTGCAGTTAGCTGGCTTCCCCTACCCACAACTAACAAAGGAAGTCACCCCCTGAAAACCAGGGAATTCCTGCCCTCGGTGCTCCTGCACCGTACACCCTGCACCACACCCCCTCCACCACACTCCCTCCCTCTAGTGAGGGGCCCAGCCTGTGACCTCTGCTAACTAAAGCCTTAGGACCCATGGGGGGCCTGGCTGGTGGCAATAGGAGTTGAGAAGAAACTGCCTCTCTTGGACCCCTAGTCTGTTGAGTTCCCTAGGCCGCCTtgtcttcctctcccctccctccccccaggcaGGAGCATGAGCATTTGGCATCTTACCTCATCAATGGATGTTCAGCCTGTTGGGTCTTCACCTCTGTAGCCATTGTATGGTTTCTAATAGAATAAAGACCAGTGCACTTAATATGAGTGTTGAAGATGGATAACAGCAACTCTCATAGACTGGTGGTGGGGATCTAAACTGGAACACTTTGGGGGGAAAATTGTCAATATCTTATAAAATTGGACATATGCATGCCATATTGCCCAGCAGTTCTTCTCCCAGATATATACCCAAAGAAACTTGCAGATGTGCAACTGGAACTTGTAAGAATATTCAAACTAACACTGCTCAAATTAGCAAAAACctgacaacccaaatgtccaacagTAGAAGAATGGCTAAATAAGCTGTGGTGGCTTCAGACAATTGAACATTATATtgctatgaaaatgaatgaaccatATCTACATGCAGCATAGAAGAATCTTACAAATACCATGCTAAGTCAAGGAGAGTAAGTTCCAGAAAACCACATAGCCTgagatccttttaaaaaataaagttcaaaagcaagcaaaattatcataaatatgtgataaaaacaagaaaaaaagcaagaaaatgctCAACACAAGATTCAGTTAGTGACTATTTCTGAGAAAAgatggggagggagaatgggggGAGAGGAGCACATAGATGTGTTAGCAGTGACATTCTGCCTCTTGGTTTGGGAGGTGCATTTACTGGTGTTCATTACATTACTAAATAAATCAATTCAATGATGTGGATGAAAGATGATAAGTGTCAAAGCCAAGAATTGTGATTAATTTAAATCTATGGacttgaagtgtgtgtgtgtatatatagccAAACTGTTGGGATTGCAGGTGCCAGGGGTGGGGTTGGTATCGAAGTCAGTGCATGCTGAGAATTAACCCTCATACCCACAGGTTCTGCAAAGGACCCCAAAGATCCCCCAGGGCCAGTCATTTATCAGGTTAGGGTGGAAGAGGTGGGCAGCACTGACTGAAatcagggaaggggagagaatgAGGTCATACCACAAGGAACCAGGCATCCTTCCTCCAAGACTCCTGAtcttttctctaaagaaaaaagcAGCTGGCAGAGCTTCCTTTGAAGGAAGCTTCGGACATCCTCGGTGATGGGGCATTCTAGAGCACTTAACGGTGATGGGGCATTCTAGAGCATTTAAATGTGCAGGCTTGAAAACAGGGCATTTGAAAGTCTTAAACCCACCTGCCCTCATTAGAACAGAGACTTTCAAATGCTTTTGACTGTGACCACAGTAAGAAACTCACTTTTAGATAGTGATACAATTCACATGTATGTGCGCACACATTTGTATATCTATGTGAAATGGAAGCAAGAATATCCTAAGCAGTGCTTACCTTGGCTACATATGGTGCACACTGATATTTTCATTctactttgttttactttttgtaAGTGTCACCTGTGACCCAT from Manis pentadactyla isolate mManPen7 chromosome 8, mManPen7.hap1, whole genome shotgun sequence includes:
- the TBATA gene encoding protein TBATA encodes the protein MATEVKTQQAEHPLMSPRAELRPEKKPGHRPRSQGDDGLQKELTIPGIVDLELNREALRTPKPQTSTTYRFGRLSHHSFSRHHPHPQRVTHIQDLTGKPVCVVRDEFSLAPLPQSTLFSRCLMGMPTISVPVGDPQSNRDPWLFSEAWRKELKDLASRVATFTKENELKNKEQKEEPQREQGAKYSAETGRLIPAATQAISRCHSRHSRRQNYPSGRAGGAQTFILQDQELLILELLCQILQTDSLNAIQFWLLYAPPKEKDLALGLLQTAVAQFLPQPLVSIPAEKLLNRLQEAQESPQERQQPPYSQSPKKMKTPPLPKSEKPENIGKAQVLQLHSNQNTEEKASKPEC